Proteins encoded by one window of Musa acuminata AAA Group cultivar baxijiao chromosome BXJ2-9, Cavendish_Baxijiao_AAA, whole genome shotgun sequence:
- the LOC135623138 gene encoding pathogenesis-related protein 1-like, with the protein MASGSWTLEMESSVEASRLFRAAALDWHSLAPKVVPEIVVSGAVLEGDGSVGSVRQLNFSPALPFGYVKERLDFVDVDKFECKQTLFEGGHIGTKLEIATSHFKFEPASGGGCVLKVVTTYKLLPGVEDDQSEIVRSKETVTGIIKAAEAYLVANPDAYV; encoded by the exons ATGGCTTCCGGATCTTGGACGCTCGAGATGGAGTCCTCCGTCGAGGCATCTCGACTGTTCAGGGCCGCCGCCCTCGACTGGCACTCCTTGGCTCCTAAGGTCGTGCCGGAGATCGTCGTCAGCGGCGCCGTCCTCGAAGGCGACGGCTCTGTTGGGTCCGTAAGGCAGCTCAACTTCTCACCAG CACTACCATTCGGCTACGTGAAGGAGCGGCTGGACTTTGTGGACGTTGACAAGTTCGAGTGCAAGCAGACCCTCTTCGAAGGAGGCCACATCGGGACGAAGCTGGAGATAGCGACGAGCCATTTCAAGTTCGAGCCGGCCTCCGGCGGAGGATGTGTGCTGAAGGTGGTGACCACCTACAAACTCCTGCCTGGAGTTGAGGACGACCAGAGCGAGATAGTGAGGTCTAAGGAGACTGTGACGGGAATCATCAAGGCCGCAGAAGCTTACCTCGTCGCCAATCCTGATGCCTATGTGTAG